The Mesomycoplasma ovipneumoniae ATCC 29419 genome segment AGGAAACAAAAAATTAGCTAAAGTAGAACGGTCAATTTTTGTCGTTGATCCAAAGCCAATCCAGCTAAAAACTTTAGGTTATTTTGAAGCTAATTCATTCCTTTTAATTTCTCAGTCAGAAAATTTTAATCCATTAAATTTAAAAACACAAACCTTATCAACTTATACATCCCAAGAACATACAACAATTAGATATTCGCTCGCCTGACAGTTAGCAAAAATTATAAAATATAATGTTAAGCGAAAAATGAATGATATTAGTCTTTATGAAACAGGTAGTGTCTCTGAGAAACATCAAGTTTTTGCTATGGCTTCGACAGTTTATAATTTTGAGACTCTAAAAGATCATTTGAAAATTTTATACAGTGATAACTTTAGTTTCAAACCGGCCAAATCTGAATTTCTAAATCCTTCAGTGTCCCAATTTATTTATTGAAATAATGTTTTAGTTGGCTGAGTTGGACAAATAGATGAAAAATATGACTACCAAAATATCAATTTTCTTGAAATAATCGTTTCAAAAATTGATCTTGAACAGAAAAATAAACTTGTTAAGTTCGAGCCATACGATAATTCGCAACTTAAATATCGAGATATTACGCTATCTTTAGATAAAAATGATATTCCTGACACTTATTTAGACGTTATTAAAAAAATTCCAGAAATTTTTTCAATAAAATTAAAAGATTATGTTATAATTAATAATCGCCAGAAAATTACTTACAGAGTAACTGGAACTGACAAGGTTTGTCAGGAAATAGATAAATTTTACAAATAATTTCTTCTATTTTTAAAGGAAAAAAATGGCTATAGTTCCGAAACGAAAAACCTCCAAGCAAAGAAAACATAAGCGAAATTCTCATTCGGCATTAACACTGCCAAACCTTGTGAATTGCAGCAATTGTTCTAATAAACAATTACAACATCATGTTTGTCAATTTTGTGGATTTTATAAGAATCGTAAAGTTATAAATTTCCGAGCAATCAATGATAAACATTAACAAGAAAAAAATTTTAAAAATTTTCTTGTTAAAATAAAATTTTATAGTATAATTACTTTTGGTTTTATTTTGCCGATTTAGCTCAGCGGTAGAGCAGCTGGCTGTTAACCAGTTGGTCGCAGGTTCGATCCCCGCAATCGGCGCCATTGGCCCGTTGGTGAAGCGGTTAACACACATGGTTTTCATCCATGGATTCACGGGTTCGAGTCCCGTACGGGTCACCAAAGATTGGAAGATTAGCTCAGCTGGGAGAGCAACGCCCTTACAAGGCGAAGGTCAGGGGTTCAAGTCCCTTATCTTCCACCATTAGCCACTTTAGCTCAGCAGGCAGAGCAGTCGCCTTGTAAGCGAAAGGTCGTAGGTTCGATTCCTATAAGTGGCACCATCTTTTTAGATAGAGTTTCTAAGTTATGCGCGCAAGTGGTGAAATGGCAGACACGCTAGATTTAGGCTCTAGTGCCTTCGGGCGTAAGGGTTCAAGTCCCTTCTTGCGCACCAGCTTAAGATCAACTTTTAGTTGATTTTTTTATTTTTATAGCAATGGTTACATTCCTTTATAAGCCAAAAAATATTAGTTCTGCGACTTTTTTAAGAAAATGAGCAAAAATAAACTCAATCAAAAAAGCAGGTCACTCAGGAACTCTCGATCCTTTTGCATCTGGTCTGTTATTAGTCGCTACTGATGATGATACAAAATTATTGCCTTATTTAGATCAAGAAAACAAAACTTACATTGCGCAAGTTAATTTCGGTTTTTATTCAACAACTTTTGATGTAGATGGGGAAATTTTTGCCTGTAAATCTGCAACTTGAGTAACAAAAACAGCACTCGAGTCCAAATTGCTAGAATTAGAGCAGCAAGAATTACAGGTCCCGCCGATTTTTTCAAGTAAAAAAATTAGCGGAAAACGTGCTTATGAATATGCGCGAAATGGTAAAGATATAGAATTAGCGCCTATTAAAATAAAAATATCTAAAACCATTTTATTAGAATTTAATGAAAAAAAACAAATCGCAACAATACTCTGAGAAGTTTCAAAAGGTTGTTATATCCGTTCACTGGCTAATGATTTAGGTAAAATGCTAAAAACCGGTGGATATTTGTCCGAATTAGAGCGTGTTAAAATCGGTAATTTTGATTTTTCATTTGTTAATTTGGCTTTAAAAATACAGAATTTCCTTGATTTTCCACAAATTTTAGTCAATTCAGATCAACTTATTGAACTTTTGAATGGTAAGAAAATTAATTATTTTACCAAAGACAGCGAATTTATTCAACTTGTTTTTGATGAACATTTAGTTGGTTTTGGCAAAATAATTAATAATGAACTAATACCAAAAAAAATTTTTGGTAACAAAGTTAAAAACTTAATACAAATTTAGGCTTATAATGAATAAATTTAAAATTTTTGCAACAGATATTGATGATACAATTGTGCCTCATGGTGGTCAAGAAATTCCTGAAAAAATAAACTTACTTTTTTCAAAATTAAAAGAGAAAAATATTATCACAACTTTTGTAACTGGGCGTGATTTTGTGACAATTGGGGAATTAATTAATGCAAAAAATGTTGATTACTTCATTGGAGCCAACGGTGCTTTCATTTTTGATTTCAAAAAAAAGCAAATGATTTATGAAAATCCTATTAAAATCAGTGATTTTTTAAAAATTGTTGAGTTTTTCGATCAGCACAAAATTCGCTACATAATTATGGACACTGAGTGAATTTATACCTCAAATTACTTTCCCAAACACTCTTCAAAGTTTTTAAGTCCATATTTTGATCGAATGAAACCATTAAAAATGTGTAATTTTAAGAATAATTTCCACATTTTTACAGTTGTTGATGATCAAGACACAACTTCTGAAATACAGTTAAAATTTGAAGAATTTGCCGAAAAAAATAATCTAAATGTTAGCGTCAGCTCAAGATGATCATGAGGATTTTTCATTGGAGCAAAAAATGTTGACAAAATGCAGACTTTAGAGATTCTTGCAAAAATGCATAATGTTGAAATTCACGAAATTATTGCCTTTGGTGATTCACGAAATGACACAAAAATGCTAAAAAATGTTGGCTTCGGTGTTGCAATGGAAAACTCAACAGTTCCAGAAGTAAAAGAAGCTGCAAAAGATATTGCCCCACCTGTTGATTCTTTTGGCGTTTACCTTAAAGCAATAGAATTAAACATAATTGATTAAAATGACAAAAGTCTTTTATTATCCAAGCTCAAAATTTGATTTTGCTGATCCTATTTTTGTTCTAGGCGGATTTGAATCATTTCATTTAGGTCACCTTGAACTTCTTAAAAATGCAACAATTTTAGGGCAAAATGTTATCTTAATGCTGATTAGAGATCCATCAAAACTACCAAAAAATACGGGCAAAAATTTCACTGATCTTGATGCCCGTATTCAAATGATGGCTAATTCTGGAGTTGAAAATATTCTAATTTTTGACTTCGACTCCAAAATGCAAGAACTTGATGGTCAAGAATTTATTGAAATTTTTTTAAATTATGGTGCTAAATTTTTTGTTGTTGGCAAAAATTTTAGTTTTGGCAAAAACGCTAGTTGAAATTCAAAGAAATTGCAAAATTTCTTCCCCAAAACTAAAATTATTGATCACTTAGCCGAAAACAACAAAAAAATTTCAACAAAAAATTTAAAACTTTTTCTTGAATTTGGCGACTTTGAAAATCTAAACAAATTTTTAGCTTCAAATTTTTTAGTTAGCACGACCATTAGCCCAGAAGGAAATTTTACTTGAGATCCAGCATCAATCTGTCCTGCTCCAGGGATTTATCTTGGCTATTTTGTTAATATAAAAGAAAATATAAAATTTCCGGTCATAATTCATATAGAATTTGATAGTACAACCGGAAAAGTTCATTTTTTTGAACAGCCAAATACACATTCAGGTTTCCTTGAAATTATCAAACAGATTCGCCTTATTTATTCACAAAAAAACAATGTCTTGAAAAATCAAGACATTGAAAATGCAAAAGAATTATTCAAAGAACAGCGTACAAAAATTAGTCAAATTTAGTTTTTCTATGTCAAACACGCATAAATTCGGTATATAAATCT includes the following:
- the rpmF gene encoding 50S ribosomal protein L32, coding for MAIVPKRKTSKQRKHKRNSHSALTLPNLVNCSNCSNKQLQHHVCQFCGFYKNRKVINFRAINDKH
- the truB gene encoding tRNA pseudouridine(55) synthase TruB, whose protein sequence is MVTFLYKPKNISSATFLRKWAKINSIKKAGHSGTLDPFASGLLLVATDDDTKLLPYLDQENKTYIAQVNFGFYSTTFDVDGEIFACKSATWVTKTALESKLLELEQQELQVPPIFSSKKISGKRAYEYARNGKDIELAPIKIKISKTILLEFNEKKQIATILWEVSKGCYIRSLANDLGKMLKTGGYLSELERVKIGNFDFSFVNLALKIQNFLDFPQILVNSDQLIELLNGKKINYFTKDSEFIQLVFDEHLVGFGKIINNELIPKKIFGNKVKNLIQI
- a CDS encoding YcsE-related riboflavin metabolism phosphatase; this encodes MNKFKIFATDIDDTIVPHGGQEIPEKINLLFSKLKEKNIITTFVTGRDFVTIGELINAKNVDYFIGANGAFIFDFKKKQMIYENPIKISDFLKIVEFFDQHKIRYIIMDTEWIYTSNYFPKHSSKFLSPYFDRMKPLKMCNFKNNFHIFTVVDDQDTTSEIQLKFEEFAEKNNLNVSVSSRWSWGFFIGAKNVDKMQTLEILAKMHNVEIHEIIAFGDSRNDTKMLKNVGFGVAMENSTVPEVKEAAKDIAPPVDSFGVYLKAIELNIID
- a CDS encoding FAD synthase; translation: MTKVFYYPSSKFDFADPIFVLGGFESFHLGHLELLKNATILGQNVILMLIRDPSKLPKNTGKNFTDLDARIQMMANSGVENILIFDFDSKMQELDGQEFIEIFLNYGAKFFVVGKNFSFGKNASWNSKKLQNFFPKTKIIDHLAENNKKISTKNLKLFLEFGDFENLNKFLASNFLVSTTISPEGNFTWDPASICPAPGIYLGYFVNIKENIKFPVIIHIEFDSTTGKVHFFEQPNTHSGFLEIIKQIRLIYSQKNNVLKNQDIENAKELFKEQRTKISQI